Proteins from a single region of Gossypium arboreum isolate Shixiya-1 chromosome 1, ASM2569848v2, whole genome shotgun sequence:
- the LOC108481475 gene encoding uncharacterized protein LOC108481475, producing the protein MSKGRKEARAAFFEMMDEWFGDYLRNCPNIPRPPPPPARLEGEVPQGMAPVRIGKASMDKFRKYGAEEFRARVEDDAERAEFWLENTVRVLDELSCTPEECLKCAISLLKDTAYHCQRFLDWKRKEFLELKQGNKTVLEYERDFVRLSQYAADWVQLETEMYKLFEEGLNEEIKLLIGILEIREFAALANWAKKAEELNN; encoded by the exons ATGTCTAAAGGCCGGAAAGAGGCAAGAGCTGCCTTCTTcgagatgatggatgaatggtttggtgaTTACTTGAGAAACTGccccaatataccacgacctcctccaccccctgcTCGGCTTGAGGGAgaagtgccacaaggtatggcacctgtgagaattggtaaggccTCAATGGATAAATTTAGGAaatacggggctgaagagtttagggctAGGGTTGAGGATGATGCGGaacgagctgagttttggcttgagaacactgTGCGAGTTCtggatgaattgtcatgtacacccgaggaatgcttgaagtgtgcTATATCTCTTCTAAaagatactgcataccactg tcaaaggtTTTTGGACtggaagcgaaaggagttcctggaacttaaACAAGGAAATAAAACTGTGTTAGAGTATGAAAGGGATTTTGTaaggttaagtcagtatgcagCGGATTGGGTCCAATTAGAGACAGAAATGTATAAGCTCTTCGAGGAAGGTTTGAATGAAGAAATTAAATTGTTGATCgggatccttgagatacgagaatttgcTGCATTAGCTAATTGGGCCAAGAAGGCTGAAGAGCTAAATAATTAA